GCCTGAACCCTCTGTAAGGACATGGTTTTAAAGAACTACTACTAGCACCAATACCATCTTGATTCTCAAATTGCTTCATTACTTTCCGGATTGTTGTTGGTGGCTCAAGATCTctaagcaaagacaaaagcaacTCTATGAAGCCATAAGAGAATAGCACATCAACAACGCTCTCTGCATCATCCCTGTTACCTCTCGCATTATCTTGAGCACAAATGTCCCTCAGTATTGTGAGCGAGTAGCCGAGAACATCAACTTCGGGAGAGCCACTAGGAAGACCAGACTTGCCCCTCCCTGCATGTTCGAGAATCCGAATAGACTTCTTGAATATTCCATAAACAAACAATGCAGTATCTGTTGCGATAGTAACATCTTCTAGCCGCTCACTTAAGATTTCCGATAGGATTCGCAAAAGGAAAGCTTGTTCAGAGGAAAACTGACCATCCTTGGACTCAGTATCTTCTTCACCCAAAGGATCATCCACATACTCTAATTTAGGAAACAACACAGGCAATTGAGATTCTTCAAGGCAGATTCTTGAAAGAAGCAACTTTAGCCAATCCTCAGCAAAACCAGCTAGATCAACATAAACCAATGattaagaaaatcaaaataacctagaaaaagaaagagaacaacagcaacaacagaaacagaaaaggatacaaaaaataaatgaacaaataAACCACAAATAAGGAAAgaataaaaaaggggaacagaaCAAGCATTCTCATCACCCAAATTATAACATCTTACACAGGAAAGTATAAAACAACAATAGACAGTGGTCTCATCCACCCAAATAACCAAATACTGCTATCTTATACTACTTATAATTGTGATTACTTCCCCATAAAATTGCTATATTTAAACAAAGAAActacaatttctttttttttttccttaaaaaagagAAGTACAAAAGCAAGAGCATAAAGCTACTAACCAGAAGAAGCAGTTCTCACAATTGCTGCCATTACAGGCCACCCATCATAACTTGACAGAATTTGAAACCATTCAGGATTCCCATCACAACAAGTATAAATCACCATACACAAAGGGTCACAAGTCTCTTTGCTACTAACTCTAGCAAGCAACACAAACCCTTCTGGATACAACTCTTCCCAAACAGCACGCTGGTGTTCTCTCCCAGCAAGACAAACATTCGCCAGAACCTGAATTCCCCAACGAACCAAACccaaagaataagaagaagaagaagaaccaacCTCCGACCTCAAAATATCTGAAACAACAGCCACCCCATTGTGCTCAATAAACGAGTTCTGATTTTCAATGTCCCCAGCACACAGATTTCGAAGGAGCTTGAAACACAAAGCAATAATATCATGATTATGATTATGGTGTTCAAGTACTTCTAGAACAGCAGCGAGGACCTTTTTGGAAGCAAGTTCTGAACGACCACCATGGGATTTTGCAGTCTCTGTGAGAGATTCAAGGGAGTTTTCCAACGAAGAAGTGTCGGAAGCAGTGAGGAGTAACTGAAGGGTGTGTTCTGATACTGTTGGGTTCTTCAACAATGAAGATGAATCTGCAGTCGTAGCCGTACCATCATCCATTTTGCTTTCACCGGAATAAGAAAGAATTGTTGATTTTTTTGCAGAGTTTG
The sequence above is drawn from the Arachis hypogaea cultivar Tifrunner chromosome 4, arahy.Tifrunner.gnm2.J5K5, whole genome shotgun sequence genome and encodes:
- the LOC112797346 gene encoding uncharacterized protein: MDDGTATTADSSSLLKNPTVSEHTLQLLLTASDTSSLENSLESLTETAKSHGGRSELASKKVLAAVLEVLEHHNHNHDIIALCFKLLRNLCAGDIENQNSFIEHNGVAVVSDILRSEVGSSSSSYSLGLVRWGIQVLANVCLAGREHQRAVWEELYPEGFVLLARVSSKETCDPLCMVIYTCCDGNPEWFQILSSYDGWPVMAAIVRTASSAGFAEDWLKLLLSRICLEESQLPVLFPKLEYVDDPLGEEDTESKDGQFSSEQAFLLRILSEILSERLEDVTIATDTALFVYGIFKKSIRILEHAGRGKSGLPSGSPEVDVLGYSLTILRDICAQDNARGNRDDAESVVDVLFSYGFIELLLSLLRDLEPPTTIRKVMKQFENQDGIGASSSSLKPCPYRGFRRDIVAVIGNCAYRRKHAQNEIRQQNGILLLLQQCVIDEDNPFLKEWGIWCVRNMLEGNEENRRVVEQLEYQGTAEVPELAALGLRVEVDRSTMRAKLVNVT